From the Paenibacillus tianjinensis genome, the window AAAGCCACAAACCAAAACAGCAGCAGCTCCTTACGGCTCTGACGGCGCCGGCGAAGGGCTTCCGCGGCAAGAAACTGCTCCACTGCCGGCAAGGATGGCGGGGAGATATCGTCATACTGCGCATCCAGGCGATCAAGCCCGGCTGACAGCTTATTCAGCAGTTCCTGATCTATATCATTTCTCATCCTCTTTCAGCTCCTTTCGCAGTTGATGAAGACCTGCAGACACACGCGATTTAACAGTACCGGCAGCAGTCTCAACAATAATACCGATCTCCTCATAGCTATAGCCGTAATAATGTTTCAGCAATACAGCAACCCGCTGGGGTAAGGGCAGCCTGGAAAGCGCATCAAGCACTTCACTCCACTCCATATTGCGGCTCTCAAACCGCCAGCGGATGGCCGCCGCACCCTGCTCCTGGCGGAACCACTGCGTCTCCCGCTTCCAGCGCCGTTTACGGTCAATATATAACCGGGTAGCAATCGTGATCAGCCAGGAGGAGAACGAAGAGGACCCGTTATAAGTACCGATCTTCTCCATGCAGCGCACCATGGTATCCTGGGCAAGCTCTTCCGCCAGAGAGGGATCCATAGTAGCTTTGATTAAATATTTGAACAAGAAGGTATAATGTTCCCGCAGCAGCTCAGCCAGCGCCGAAGCATCACCCTGCTGCGCCCGCTTGATCAACTCCAGCGTCCCGTCGCTCATTGGCCCCTACATTCCCTTCTTCATTCATTCACATCTGTAATACGAACAGGTACAGCAAATCGTTCATTCACGATCCAGATCTTTTTGCAGCTCCCACAATCTGCGCCGCCAAGGCTGAATACTCCCGTGTCCGCCGGGAAAACTCCAGAAATACAATCTGCTCCGTGTCTTCTCTCCGCCTGAAGCATCATTAACAGCCGGGGGATAAAATACGATATCTTCAGCGCTCTCTACCGTTGTTTTCTGCTGCCCTTTATCCAGACGATAGTATATATCGTTCTTCAATGCTCTGCCTCCCATACGAAACAAAACCTATATAAACAAAAAAAGAACGCAAACCGGGATTAATTTCCGCAGTCTGCGTGCTTCGCGAGGTAAATGTTACATTTAATTAACAGTATTGTAGCAACTTTGTATCTTTCTGTCTATCTCTATTTTCCCGCTTTTTGTCGTTTAGTATAGAATTGCATCACTGCATAGGCACATAATGGTTGTTCTGCCGCTCGAAACCGATGGTCGTCCGCGGACCGTGTCCCGGGTACACCTTCACTTCTTCGTCCAGGCGGTAGAGCTTACCGCGGATGGAATCGATCAGATCCCGCTCGCGGCCTCCGGGCAGATCTGTGCGCCCTACACCGAGCTTAAACAGGACATCCCCGGAAAAGAGGTCATTCCCGCAAAGGAAGCTAACGCTTCCCGGCGAATGGCCCGGGGTGTGAAAGACACGGAAGCTGAGCCCGAGCAGCTTCAGGGTTTGACCCTCTGCAAGGTCATATTCCGCAGGTGCTGTACTTATCGGAGGGGAAGCATCCGGCCACATCAGCGAACCGTTCAGCTTGGGGCTGCCGAGCCATTCACTCTCCAAGGCATGTAAGTATACTGGGCAATTTTTCGCTTTGCGGATTTGATCCACACCGCCGATATGGTCAAAGTGGGCATGCGTCAGCAGGATCGCTTCGATGTCCATACCTTCTGTAGCACGCACAAGCGCAGCCGGATTCATGCCGGGGTCGATAATCACGCCGCGCTGCGGATCAGCTCCGGTTAACAGATAGGCATTGGTCTGGAGCGGACCCAGATTATAGGAACGAATATTCAGCATACAGATCAGAAGCCGGAAATCAGACTGCGCAGCTCTTTGGCAATAACTGCGTGTGACTCCGTTCCTTCCCCGTAGGCCTGCCCCATTGCCTTGCGTACCTCCGCGATTTTGCTCTCATAGTCGGCTGCTTCCCGGTCCGGGTTCTCCTGTTTGAAGGTGCGCATCAGTGACTGTACATGTTCCGGACGAGGCCCCCAGTGACCCAAAACATAACCGCCGGTATCGGCAAAAATGACAATAGGTACGGATCTTCCGCCCATGGTCAGAAAATCATCCATAACTTCCTGGTTTTCTTCCAGAATCAGCACTTCAGTCTTGATGCCCGCAGTCTCCAGAATCCGGAACACGACCGGCACATTGCGCACAACGTCCCCGCACCAGTCCGCAGCCAGGATAAGCACTCGTAGGTCATCGCGGTGGTTCAGGCTCTCGAAATATTCACGGTCTTCCCCGTTGTCCCAGGCAAATTTCTCGTACCAGGATTCAAAGGCCTGCTGATTTTTGGTCATGCTCTCTACGAACTGGCGCGGAGTCAGGCCCTTACCAAATTTATGAGCTACATTCTGTTTCATACTGCACTACCTTTCTTTTTGGATTTATACCATTTGAACAGGAAGTATACTACGATAATAGCAATTGCGGCCAGAATCAGCTCATGGGTATATTTAGCGGCGACCTCATCAATCGTCTCCCATTTATCGCCAAGGGTGTAGCCCAAATAAACAAAGAGGGTGCTCCACGGTAATACTGCAAGTGTTGTTAGCAAGGTAAATTTACCAAGCGGCATGCGTGAAATTCCGGCAGGCACTGAGATAGCGTGGCGGACAACCGGAATAAAGCGTGCGGTAAAAATAACACCCGTGCCGTACTTTTTGAACCATTCCTCGGAATGGTCGATATGTTTTTTCTTGATAAAAATGTACTTGCCGTACTTCTCCAGTACAGGCCTTCCGCCATAACGGCCGATCCAGTATACAAAAATCTGGGCAATTACACCGCCAACCGTACCAAAAAGAATCGCTCCAAAAAAATTAATATCACCTTGTGAAACCAGATAGCCGCCGTACGCGAGCACAATTTCACTCGGAATCACTTCAATCATCAGCCCGATCATAATCCCAAAATAGCCAAGACTTTGAATCCATTCAAACAAATGCGAGATCAGATCAGAAATAAAGTGCATATGCAGCTCCTCCTCCCGTTTTATACAGAGTTTATCCGGCTGAGAACCCGGCCTTCCTCTGCTCTATGTACCCAGCTTCTCCTAGCCTATTCTAGCATATGCAGGCTTACGACTTCTACTTGAGGCCAAGCTGCGGCTGCCGCCTGTGTCCCGGTCTTTAAAATACAGTGCTGAGCGGCAGTGACCGCGGATGATTAATGCGGAAGATACGGGGTCGGAGTCCTTGCCGGAATACGGCTCTTTTGATTGAATACATTCAGGTATTGACAGCTGATAAATTCAATGCGATTATACATTTAGATAATTATTTAAATATCGAAAGGTTGGATAGAGAATGAATGAATCCTTCAAGGCGCTCGCTGATCCAACCCGAAGACAGATTATCCGGCTGCTGCGTGAAAAGGACCGGACCGCCGGAGAAATCGCCGATTATTTTCAGATGACCAAACCCAGCATCTCGCATCACCTCAGTGCCCTGAAGCATGCAGGACTGATACAGGATGAGCGCAAGGGACAGTTTATCGTATATTCGCTCGATACGACTGTGCTTGAAGAGGTGCTCGGATGGTTCCTGGAATTAACCGGCACAGGGAAAAACAGTTCTGACAAGGAGGACTAGTATCATGAAGGATTTCAAATGGAAATGGCAGGACACGCTGATTGTGATTTTTGGAGGGCTCGCACTGGGTTATGCACTGATCAATTACAGCAAACTGCCCGCACAGCTTCCTTCCCATTTCAGCATCACCGGGGAGGTCAACTCCTACTGGCCCAAAGGCTCGATCATTGCTCTGGGGGCATTTATGGGCCTTATTTTTCCAATTGCTATGCAGTTCATCCGCCGGATTGACCCTAAGAGAGAGAACTACAGCAAATTTGAAAATGCTTATAAAATGATTCGCCTGGCTGTAGGGATACTGTTCGATGCCGTACTGGTGCTTTCTGTTGCCAAGGGTCTGAATGAGAATTTGGCGGCAGGTAAAATAGCTATCGCGGCTATCGGGGTGTTATTTATAGCACTCGGCAATTATATGCCGCAGATTAAAGATAACTATTTCACTGGCATCCGGACACCGTGGACGCTCGCAAGTCCTGAGGTGTGGCGGAAGACCCACCGGTTCTCCGGGTATATGTGGACGATCGGCGGGATCCTGATTGTGCTTGGTGCTTTTATGCCGAAGACCCTGTCTATCAGCCTGATTATCACAGCCCTGCTAATTGCGACTATTATTCCCTATGTTTACTCCTGGCTCATTGCCCGGCGGATGAAGGTATAACCGTGAGTTGCCTGTAATCGGCTGGAGCTTCATCTGATGTGTAAACCGCAGCAAGCAGCTGCTCCAGCTCCATATTCAGCTTATCCGACGACTCGGTATATTCGAACCGGCGGTCATTGTGCTGCCTGCCTTTACTACGCTCCTGTACTGCCAGCAGACGGTATTGCCTCAGTAGTTCCAACCCGGCAGATGCGCTGTCTGCAGCTCTCTGCCGGTCCCCCTTCACCAGATTACGCCGCCCCATCTCCAGCATGCCTGCTGCCGCATTTGCCCGTTTGGCAGCATTAAAGCCGTCAAGCTGCAGGCTTCTCCGCACCCAGTACAGCGCCTGTCCCGGATCAGCGCCTGCCATATACGCCTCCGCCAGTGCCCAATGTAAACCAGGGTCCTCCGGAGCATAGATCAGACTGCTCCGGAGCAGGTCTCTTCCCTGCACTCCCGGAAGCAGCCCCGCAAGAACCACAGCGGCCTTGGGATCCCGCGGATTCCATGCAAGGGATTGCCGGAGCAGCATGATCTGATCCGCAGGTTCAGCGGTGCGGACTGCCTGACTGTACAATCTTCCCCCCATCATCATTTGAAGAGAAAGCTGGCTGAACCCCAGACAAATACAGATTAGGATTAGCCGCAGCCCCGCCCGCTTCAGCATCAGGATGCCGCGAAAATGGGATCGGTTAGAGGCGGGATGTAAGATGGCTGATGACGCAGCAGAGGCAGCGGTTAAGCGCTGAAGGGATTCGGCATGCACCATCGCCAGCAGTAAAAACAGCAGCAGCCAGCTCAGGCCGTAGCTCCAGTCGAAATCGGCCGCCGCATGCAGGACGATCACCAGCAGCGGAGGCAGCAGCCTTGGGGCGTCCCTGCCTGTCATCCAGACCGCTGCCAGCAGCAAGAGCAGCAGAACAGCAACACCTGCGATTCCGAGGTTCAACAGGAAGTCGAGATAACCGCTATGCACCTGGCTGCCTACATAGGGGCGGGACTGGGCAGCGAGGTATGCGCTGTGCCACGTCTCTCCCCCCTGCCCCAGCCAGGGCGCTTCCCCCGCGAGCTTCCAGGCATCGCGGTACATCAGACCTCGAGCGTTGACCGTCGCAGACGGTCCGCTGATCCGCTCGCACAGCTGGCCGAGGACGGCGCTGCCGGCCGCCGTCCAGAGCGCCGCCGCCAGCAGCAGCGCGGCGCGGTTCCCGCCCGCCGCACGCCGGCTGCGGCGGCACAGCCACAGGCCGGCCAGCAGTGCGCCGGCCCAGCACCCGGCCAGCTGCAGCAGGCCGGGCAAGGGCTCTACCGCCAGCCCGGCGCGGGCCAGCTGGCGGTAGAGCAGCGCCGCGGCGGCTACGGGCGCGGCGCCGGCGGCAAGAAGCGGCGCGGCCAGCCGCCGCTTCCAGAGCAGGGCTGCGGCGGCCGCGCAGGCCGCAGCCAGCACCGCGCCGCGCGACTCGCTGAGCAGCAGCGCGGCGGCGTACGGGAACAGAGGCAGCATGCGCAGCGGCTGCCTCGCGGCACGGAACACGCGGTGCTCCCCGCGCGAGCAATAACGCGCCGTTGCATCACCGGCGGCGAGTGCAAACATCCGCTCCAGCAGAAAAATTGCCATCAAGGCGCCAAAGGCGTTCGGGTACTGGAGCAGCCCGCCCAGTCTGGCCCCCGTCGCACTGATTTCTGGCGATGCCGTATAGGCAACAGCATAGCGCAGCGGCAGTCCGCCGCACACAGTCAGCAGAGCACTGAGACTGACTGTTATGCCCAGCCCGTGCCAGACTGCTGCCAGCAGCCGGGATCCACAGCGGGTTCCCGCGCACAGAAAAGCAGCAAGGGCGAAGCTGGAATAGAGTCCCCACCGCAGCAGCTCATTGACAGTGCCTTGCACGGATAAAGGGCTTCGCAGTAAATGAACGGCATACAGGACAAGGATCAGCAACGGACCACCCAGTATGATTTTCACCGCGGTCCCGCCGCTTTTGTATCCTCCATTGATATAGATTGAGCTAGCGGCAACAGCAGCACTCAGTACAAACCATACGGCCAGCAAGCCATACATCTCCCGGGCAAAAAACATCCCGCGCAGCAGACAAGCCGCCGCTGCGGCTGTTGTCACCAGTATCCCGCTCCCCCAAGCCGCAACAACCTGCAGCCGTCCCATACCCTTATAACTCATCTCATTACTCCCGGATATCCAAGTTGCTATAAGTATTTCCAGATTCACCCTAAAGCAACAACAAGCGTAGAAAAAAAACCTGCACACAAACAAACAGGACCGCTGCCCCGCCTGGAGGCATGCTGTCCTGTACGTTATTATGCGATATTATCATCAACCGCTTATACATGACCGTCACGCTGTTCCGGCAGTCTTCAGCTTTGAACCGCAGTCTCTGCAGGCAGCAGGTCGGCGCAGACACGTTCAAGGTAAGGTTTGGCCCCCAGAAAATCGCGGAATGCGCTGTATTCACGCCATTTGGCGGCATTGTCGCCGCCGGTGCTTTTGACGGCACGGATAAGGATATTCTTCGGGGTATGTTCCATATCGATGAATTCCAGCAGCTGGCTGCGGTAGCCCATAAGGTCCAGCAGTTTGGCCCGGATGGCATCGGTGGCCAGCGCCGAGAAGCGCTCCTTCAGAATTCCATGCGAGAGCAGCGGACTAAGCACATCATTCTCAATCTGGTTAAACAGCTCATGCTGGCAGCACGGTACAGAGAGGATAACCGATGCGCCCCAGCGGACCGCTTTTTCCAGAGCTGCATCCGTTGCTGTATCACAGGCATGCAGCGTTACGACCATATCCACCTGATCCAGCTCATTGTAATCAGCAATATCGCCTACCAGGAAGCGCAGCTGACTGTAGCCAAGCTTAGCTGCAAGCTGGCTGCAGTGCTCAATCACATCCGCTTTGAGGTCAAGGCCGACAATATTCAGCTCCCGCCGCTCGCGGACAGCCAGATAATGATATAGCGCAAACGTGAGATAAGATTTGCCGCAGCCAAAATCAACAATCGTCAGCGGCCGTCCGGCCGGCAGATCGGCCAGCACATCCTCAACCATCTCCAGGAAGCGGTTGATCTGGCGGAACTTGTCGTACTTCTTGGCGAGCACCTTGCCTTCGCTGTTCATAATGCCCAGCTCGACCAGGAACGGCACCGGCTCCCCCTCATCCAGCACATACTGTTTCTTGCGGTTATGGGCTAAATCAGGCGCCTCCTGCTTACTGGCTGACTTTGTCAGGATCGAAACCTTGTATTTTTTGCTGATCAGCACCTGGTAGTCCGCTTCCACGGTACACAGCAGCGCCTGGCGGAATGTTGCCCGCAGCAGCGACATCATTTCTTCGGCAGCTTCCTCCGCAGGAATATTCCGGTGCTCAACCTTCGGT encodes:
- a CDS encoding YxlC family protein, coding for MRNDIDQELLNKLSAGLDRLDAQYDDISPPSLPAVEQFLAAEALRRRRQSRKELLLFWFVALFLLMIILTVLGNAPVIYWILQAAFPLAALGGYAVTRFRLRREDGGQ
- the sigY gene encoding RNA polymerase sigma factor SigY, which encodes MSDGTLELIKRAQQGDASALAELLREHYTFLFKYLIKATMDPSLAEELAQDTMVRCMEKIGTYNGSSSFSSWLITIATRLYIDRKRRWKRETQWFRQEQGAAAIRWRFESRNMEWSEVLDALSRLPLPQRVAVLLKHYYGYSYEEIGIIVETAAGTVKSRVSAGLHQLRKELKEDEK
- a CDS encoding MBL fold metallo-hydrolase, which produces MLNIRSYNLGPLQTNAYLLTGADPQRGVIIDPGMNPAALVRATEGMDIEAILLTHAHFDHIGGVDQIRKAKNCPVYLHALESEWLGSPKLNGSLMWPDASPPISTAPAEYDLAEGQTLKLLGLSFRVFHTPGHSPGSVSFLCGNDLFSGDVLFKLGVGRTDLPGGRERDLIDSIRGKLYRLDEEVKVYPGHGPRTTIGFERQNNHYVPMQ
- a CDS encoding thioredoxin family protein gives rise to the protein MKQNVAHKFGKGLTPRQFVESMTKNQQAFESWYEKFAWDNGEDREYFESLNHRDDLRVLILAADWCGDVVRNVPVVFRILETAGIKTEVLILEENQEVMDDFLTMGGRSVPIVIFADTGGYVLGHWGPRPEHVQSLMRTFKQENPDREAADYESKIAEVRKAMGQAYGEGTESHAVIAKELRSLISGF
- a CDS encoding DedA family protein, translated to MHFISDLISHLFEWIQSLGYFGIMIGLMIEVIPSEIVLAYGGYLVSQGDINFFGAILFGTVGGVIAQIFVYWIGRYGGRPVLEKYGKYIFIKKKHIDHSEEWFKKYGTGVIFTARFIPVVRHAISVPAGISRMPLGKFTLLTTLAVLPWSTLFVYLGYTLGDKWETIDEVAAKYTHELILAAIAIIVVYFLFKWYKSKKKGSAV
- a CDS encoding autorepressor SdpR family transcription factor, which translates into the protein MNESFKALADPTRRQIIRLLREKDRTAGEIADYFQMTKPSISHHLSALKHAGLIQDERKGQFIVYSLDTTVLEEVLGWFLELTGTGKNSSDKED
- a CDS encoding SdpI family protein; translated protein: MKDFKWKWQDTLIVIFGGLALGYALINYSKLPAQLPSHFSITGEVNSYWPKGSIIALGAFMGLIFPIAMQFIRRIDPKRENYSKFENAYKMIRLAVGILFDAVLVLSVAKGLNENLAAGKIAIAAIGVLFIALGNYMPQIKDNYFTGIRTPWTLASPEVWRKTHRFSGYMWTIGGILIVLGAFMPKTLSISLIITALLIATIIPYVYSWLIARRMKV
- a CDS encoding O-antigen ligase family protein, with translation MSYKGMGRLQVVAAWGSGILVTTAAAAACLLRGMFFAREMYGLLAVWFVLSAAVAASSIYINGGYKSGGTAVKIILGGPLLILVLYAVHLLRSPLSVQGTVNELLRWGLYSSFALAAFLCAGTRCGSRLLAAVWHGLGITVSLSALLTVCGGLPLRYAVAYTASPEISATGARLGGLLQYPNAFGALMAIFLLERMFALAAGDATARYCSRGEHRVFRAARQPLRMLPLFPYAAALLLSESRGAVLAAACAAAAALLWKRRLAAPLLAAGAAPVAAAALLYRQLARAGLAVEPLPGLLQLAGCWAGALLAGLWLCRRSRRAAGGNRAALLLAAALWTAAGSAVLGQLCERISGPSATVNARGLMYRDAWKLAGEAPWLGQGGETWHSAYLAAQSRPYVGSQVHSGYLDFLLNLGIAGVAVLLLLLLAAVWMTGRDAPRLLPPLLVIVLHAAADFDWSYGLSWLLLFLLLAMVHAESLQRLTAASAASSAILHPASNRSHFRGILMLKRAGLRLILICICLGFSQLSLQMMMGGRLYSQAVRTAEPADQIMLLRQSLAWNPRDPKAAVVLAGLLPGVQGRDLLRSSLIYAPEDPGLHWALAEAYMAGADPGQALYWVRRSLQLDGFNAAKRANAAAGMLEMGRRNLVKGDRQRAADSASAGLELLRQYRLLAVQERSKGRQHNDRRFEYTESSDKLNMELEQLLAAVYTSDEAPADYRQLTVIPSSAGQ
- a CDS encoding class I SAM-dependent methyltransferase, whose protein sequence is MYPVESLNTLIVQVINSRTLITATLSQLRSKGEVTYTKVQVKPVELKGKLHYQFAYYTGPKVEHRNIPAEEAAEEMMSLLRATFRQALLCTVEADYQVLISKKYKVSILTKSASKQEAPDLAHNRKKQYVLDEGEPVPFLVELGIMNSEGKVLAKKYDKFRQINRFLEMVEDVLADLPAGRPLTIVDFGCGKSYLTFALYHYLAVRERRELNIVGLDLKADVIEHCSQLAAKLGYSQLRFLVGDIADYNELDQVDMVVTLHACDTATDAALEKAVRWGASVILSVPCCQHELFNQIENDVLSPLLSHGILKERFSALATDAIRAKLLDLMGYRSQLLEFIDMEHTPKNILIRAVKSTGGDNAAKWREYSAFRDFLGAKPYLERVCADLLPAETAVQS